Genomic segment of Anaerosporomusa subterranea:
GATTATCGTAGTTAATTGTTGGCGGCATAATATCGTTTAGTACTGTAAGTGCAGTTGCTACCGCCTCAATTCCACCTGCTGCTCCCAATAGATGGCCAGTCATCGACTTAATTGAGCTGACTGATAGTTTTTTGGCATGATCGCCAAACAGGGATTTAATCGCCAAGGATTCGTTTTTATCATTTAGCGGAGTTGACGTTCCATGCGCATTGATATAGTCTACATCTTCCGGCTTAATGCCAGCATCAGCGAGCGCCATCGCCATGCACTTTGCAGCTTGCGCGCCTTCGGGTGCAGGAGCGGTGATGTGGAAAGCGTCAGCGTTGGAGCCATAGCCGGCGATTTCAGCATAAATTCTTGCACCACGAGCAATAGCATGCTCAAGTGATTCGATAACAATAACTCCAGCCCCCTCGCCCATGATAAAACCATCGCGGTCTTTGTCAAACGGGCGTGATGCTTTTTCCGGTTCGCTATTACGGGTTGACATGGCTTTCATTGCACAGAAGCCTGCAACTGCCGCAGGCGATACAGCTGCTTCAGTACCACCAGCTACCATGACATCGGCATCTCCGCGCTGGATTATTTTAAACGCATCGCCAATTGAGTTAGTACCAGTCGCACAGGCAGTAACGACACAAGTGCACGGTCCTTGGAGGCCAAAAGTAATTGAAGTTTGACCAGCAGGCATATTTGCGATCATCATCGGCACGAAGAACGGGCTAATGCGGCCAGGGCCCTTTTCAAATAGAGTTTTATACTGATCATGCAGAGTGTCCATGCCACCGATACCAGTTCCAATTATCGTTCCAATGCGGGTTAAATCTTCCTGCTCAAGATCAAGCCCGGAATCCTCAAGAGCCATTTTGGAGGCTGTAATAGCAAACTGAGTGCAACGATCCATGCGTTTTGCTTCTTTTTTATCTATGTAGTTGGTGGGATCGAAATCTTTTACCTCGCCAGCAATCTGGGTGGCATAGTCTGACGGATCAAAGCGAGTAATGCGCGCAATGCCCGACTTGCCTTCCAAAAGGGACTTCCAAAATATGTCGGTTCCTATACCGAGCGGCGTAACCGCTCCAAGACCAGTTATGACAACACGTTTTTTCAAAAGTCTCACCTCACATTTAATCTATCTGTTCAGCTTCTTTAATAAGACGCGCAAAAATTTCTTTCACGGACAGAATTTCGTCTATTTTATGAATGTACTCACCCGTAAAAACCAGACCAGATTCCACATCACCTTGCTGAGCGCGAATCAGCGCTTTGATGATGCAGAAGTTTTTTTCACAGTGCTTTAAGCAAGCATCGCAAGTCTGGGGGGTAGGCGCAGCACCTTCAAGAATTTTCTCAGCAAATGGATTCTTAACCGCGCGACCGGGTAATCCGACTGGGCTCTTTATCAATACGACATCTTCCGGCTTTGCTTTGAGGTAGAACTGCTTCAAAGCAGGCCCAGCATTCGATTCAATGCTTGCGGCAAAACGGGTTCCCATTTGTACGCCGCTCGCTCCAAGTCGTATTGCTTCGACGATATCACGACCAAAGATGACTCCGCCAGCACCAATGACAGGAATGTTAACAGCTTTGCTAATTTCCGGAACAATCTCTTTCATCGATTTGTCAGTGCCCAAATGCCCCCCAGCTTCTTTGCCTTCAACAACAACAGCAGCAGCGCCGAGCATTTCAGATATTTTAGCTAATTTTACACTAGAAACAATTGGGACTATCGGAGTGCCGGACTCTTTTCCTAGTCCAAACATGTCCCGCGAGAAGCCAGCCCCTGCTACTACCAGATCAATGCCTTCATCGATTGCTGTCTTCACCAAATCGGCAAACTGTCGGGCAGCCACCATTGCGTTGATTCCGATAATTCCTTTGGTCAATGAACGGGCCAAACGAATTTCATGCCGCAATTCATCAAGAGCCATACCAGAGGCCGCGATCAGTCCGATGCCGCCCTCCTCTGCAACTGCAGACGCTAAGCGTGCGGTCGAGAGACGGATAGCCATGCCACCCTGAATAATCGGCACTTTGGCGACAAGATGTCCAATTCGTAGTTCTGGAAGTTTCAAAGCAGTAACTCCTCCAATCAATACAGTACCCTTTAAGAAAGTCCCGCGAACCAATTCCACGGGACTTTCCTAATTACACAGGTATGGGTTAACCTTGTTTTTCTTTGTCTATGTAGTCAACTGCATCTTTTACGGTTTTAATTTTCTCAGCAGCCTCATCAGGAATCTCGATGTTGAATTCCTCTTCAAAAGCCATTATCAATTCAACAATATCCAGGGAGTCAGCGCCAAGGTCGTCGATAAACGTGGATTCGATCGCCACATCGGCTTCGTCTACACCCAGTTGTTCCACAACGATTTCTTTTACTTTATCAAAAGTCGTCATGTCCATTTCACCTCCTTCCAAGAATTCATTTACTCTGCCAAAAATTACATGACCATTCCACCATCGACATGCAATGTCTGTCCGGTGATGTAGTCAGCCGAATCGGATGCCAGGAATACTACCGCAGCTGCCACATCTTCAGGCTTACCCATGCGAGTAAGCGGAATGCTGTTGGCCATCTCGGTTTTGACCTGATCAGACAATACAGCAGTCATATCAGTAGCGATAAAGCCCGGGGCAACCGCATTGACAGTTATACCCCGCGATGCTAGCTCTTTAGCCATGGATTTGGTAAATCCGATGACCCCGGCTTTTGCCGCAGCGTAATTCGACTGACCGGCATTACCCATGACCCCGACAACAGAAGTCATATTGATAATTTTTCCACTTTTTTGCTTAATCATAACACGAGAGACTTGTTTAGTGCAATGGAAGACACCTTTAAGATTGGTATTCATTACAGCGTCCCAGTCATCCTCTTTCATGCGAAGCAGAAGATTATCCCGTGTAATGCCAGCGTTATTAACCAGAATGTCAACATGACCATACGCCTCTAACATTTGCTTAAGCAGTGCATCAACTGACTCAGCCTGAGACACATCAGCCTGAACTGCAATAGCTTCTCCGCCAAAAGCTATAATCTCATTGATCGTATCCTGCGCTGCAGCGGCATTGCCGGCATAGTTGACGACAACCTTGGCACCCGCCTTGGCTAGAGCGATAGCAACCGCACGTCCAATACCGCGGGATGCCCCTGTGACTAAAGCAACTTTGTTGTCTAAAAGCATTTTAGCGGACCTCCTTGAAATAATCAAGGGATTTTTCTAGTGACGTGCAATCCTCTACATTTAAATTAGTAGCATCTTTAACTATCTTTTTCGTAAACCCGGTCAGAACCTTTCCTGGGCCCACCTCTACGAATACAGAGCATCCTAAATCAACGATCTTAGCAACACAATCTTCCCACAACACAGGACTGGCAGCCTGGGCAACTAGCGACGACTTAATTTCAACGACTTGGGTCAAAGCTTGGGCGTTAACGTTGGCCACTACAGGGGTCGCTGCGTTACGAATTTCAATATTTTCAAGCTCAGTAGCCAATCTTTCGGCAGCGGGCTTCATCAGTGTGCTATGAAATGGTGCACTTACAGGCAATGACACGACGCGTTTGGCGCCAGCGGCTTTTAACAGTTCAATCGCCTTATCAACTGCTGCCGTTCCGCCAGCAATAACAATTTGCCCAGGGCAATTGAAATTTACCGCTTGGACTGGACCAGTTTCCTGTTCAGCCTGACGGCAAATATCAATAACAACTTGTCTGTCAGCCCCCATAACAGCTGCCATGCTCCCCTGCCCTAATGGCACGGCTTCCTGCATGAACTGACCACGTTTTCTTACCAGTCTAACCGCATCAGCAAAATCCAATACCCCAGCTGCGACAAGCGCCGAATATTCGCCAAGACTATGTCCTGCCACTACATCCGGTTGTATACCTGCTTCTTTTAGGACTTCATAGCATGCCACACTCATTGTAAGAATGGCTGGCTGAGTATTGTATGTCTTACGGAGTTCTTCCTCCGGTCCGTTAAAACAAAGATCAGTGATTGAAAAACCGAGAGCCTCATCTGCAGCTTGGAAGACCCGTCTTGCAGATTCATACTGTTCATAGAGTTCCTTGCCCATACCAACCGACTGGGACCCCTGTCCAGGAAATACAAATGCAATTTTGCCCATACTGTTTCTCCCCCTACTGTTCGTTAGTCAGATCAACTCGCACGCTTTCCAACACACGTGGAATGCCGCGCACGATATCTTGGATGATCTCATGGACAGTTTTTACATCTTGAATTAAGCCAGAAATCTGCCCAACCATTACCGAGCCATTATTGATATCGCCTTCACAAGTTGCCGCCCGAAGTTTACCTGCACCTAAGTTGCCGAATTCTTCTACAGAAGCACCTTGACGCTCAAGGGCAAGAAAATCGCGAGCTAATTTATTTTCAATCACGCGCACCGGATGACCGGTTGATAAACCGGTGAGCACGGTTGAACGGTCTTTCGCCTTGATAATGGCCTGTTTGTAATTGTCGTGAGCAATACATTCGGCTGAAGCGACAAAACGAGTACCAATCTGTACTCCCTTCGCGCCCAACGCAAACGCGGCAACAACGCCTCGAGCATCCGCAATGCCTCCGGCTGCAATAACAGGAATCTTGACCGCGTCAACAACTTGGGGAACAAGCGACATTGTCGTCACTTCCCCAACATGGCCGCCACTCTCCAAGCCTTCAGCAATAATGGCATCAACGCCAATTCGTTCAAGTCTGATCGCAAGAGCCACTGAGGCAACAACAGGAATAACCTTAGTTCCAATCGCTTTCAGAGCAGGAATATATTCGCCAGGATTGCCAGCGCCTGTAGTGACCACGGGAACTTTTTCGTCAATAACAACTTGCATTACATCTTTAACAAACGGCGACATCAACATAATATTTACGCCAAATGGTTTAGAAGTCATTGCTTTAGTTTTTCTAATTTCTGCGCGGAGTACATCATGCGGCATATTTGCAGCGCCAATTAAGCCAAGTCCGCCCGCATTTGAGACAGCTGAAGCTAGTTCTGCGGTAGCAACCCAGGCCATTCCGCCTTGAAGAATAGGATACTCAATATGCAGCAAATCGCACAGTCTGGTCTTAAACAATAGTCTTGTCTCCCTTGCACCATTTTATTACAGCAGATGCCCAAGTTAATCCAGCGCCAAAGCCCACCAATACAATATTGTCTCCTTGTTTGACTTTACCTTCACGTAGCGCCTCATCAAGTGCTATAGGAATCGTCGCAGCCGATGTGTTGCCATACCGATCCACATTGACCATCACTTTCTCCATAGGCAGTTTCAGGCGTTTTGCGGCGGACTGAATGATCCGGACATTCGCCTGATGCGGGATCATGAAATCTACATCTTCAGTCGAAAGCCCCGCATCCTCAATTGCCTTCATGGCAGCTTCACCCATGACTTTGATCGCAAATTTAAATACTTCATTACCGTTCATCTGTAGAAAATGCATACTGTCGGTGACCGTATCAAGCGATGCGGGCAAACGCGAACCACCAGCAGGCTGTTTTAACAATTCAGCGCCAGATCCATCTGAACCAAGATGCGCACTTAACAATCCACAACCAGCCGTGACTTCTCCTAGCACTGCCGCACCTGCACCATCACCAAATAATACACATGTATTACGATCTTTCCAATCGAGAATCCGGGAGATTGTTTCAGCCCCGATGACTAATACATGCTTATAGAGTCCGGCTTTAATGAATTGTGCACCTGTGATCAGCGCATAGACAAAGCCTGAACAACCAGC
This window contains:
- the fabF gene encoding beta-ketoacyl-ACP synthase II encodes the protein MKKRVVITGLGAVTPLGIGTDIFWKSLLEGKSGIARITRFDPSDYATQIAGEVKDFDPTNYIDKKEAKRMDRCTQFAITASKMALEDSGLDLEQEDLTRIGTIIGTGIGGMDTLHDQYKTLFEKGPGRISPFFVPMMIANMPAGQTSITFGLQGPCTCVVTACATGTNSIGDAFKIIQRGDADVMVAGGTEAAVSPAAVAGFCAMKAMSTRNSEPEKASRPFDKDRDGFIMGEGAGVIVIESLEHAIARGARIYAEIAGYGSNADAFHITAPAPEGAQAAKCMAMALADAGIKPEDVDYINAHGTSTPLNDKNESLAIKSLFGDHAKKLSVSSIKSMTGHLLGAAGGIEAVATALTVLNDIMPPTINYDNPDPELDLDYVPNQAKEKKVRVALSNSFGFGGHNATILIKKYEA
- a CDS encoding NAD(P)H-dependent flavin oxidoreductase, encoding MKLPELRIGHLVAKVPIIQGGMAIRLSTARLASAVAEEGGIGLIAASGMALDELRHEIRLARSLTKGIIGINAMVAARQFADLVKTAIDEGIDLVVAGAGFSRDMFGLGKESGTPIVPIVSSVKLAKISEMLGAAAVVVEGKEAGGHLGTDKSMKEIVPEISKAVNIPVIGAGGVIFGRDIVEAIRLGASGVQMGTRFAASIESNAGPALKQFYLKAKPEDVVLIKSPVGLPGRAVKNPFAEKILEGAAPTPQTCDACLKHCEKNFCIIKALIRAQQGDVESGLVFTGEYIHKIDEILSVKEIFARLIKEAEQID
- a CDS encoding acyl carrier protein, with the protein product MTTFDKVKEIVVEQLGVDEADVAIESTFIDDLGADSLDIVELIMAFEEEFNIEIPDEAAEKIKTVKDAVDYIDKEKQG
- the fabG gene encoding 3-oxoacyl-[acyl-carrier-protein] reductase, encoding MLLDNKVALVTGASRGIGRAVAIALAKAGAKVVVNYAGNAAAAQDTINEIIAFGGEAIAVQADVSQAESVDALLKQMLEAYGHVDILVNNAGITRDNLLLRMKEDDWDAVMNTNLKGVFHCTKQVSRVMIKQKSGKIINMTSVVGVMGNAGQSNYAAAKAGVIGFTKSMAKELASRGITVNAVAPGFIATDMTAVLSDQVKTEMANSIPLTRMGKPEDVAAAVVFLASDSADYITGQTLHVDGGMVM
- the fabD gene encoding ACP S-malonyltransferase, with protein sequence MGKIAFVFPGQGSQSVGMGKELYEQYESARRVFQAADEALGFSITDLCFNGPEEELRKTYNTQPAILTMSVACYEVLKEAGIQPDVVAGHSLGEYSALVAAGVLDFADAVRLVRKRGQFMQEAVPLGQGSMAAVMGADRQVVIDICRQAEQETGPVQAVNFNCPGQIVIAGGTAAVDKAIELLKAAGAKRVVSLPVSAPFHSTLMKPAAERLATELENIEIRNAATPVVANVNAQALTQVVEIKSSLVAQAASPVLWEDCVAKIVDLGCSVFVEVGPGKVLTGFTKKIVKDATNLNVEDCTSLEKSLDYFKEVR
- the fabK gene encoding enoyl-[acyl-carrier-protein] reductase FabK, giving the protein MFKTRLCDLLHIEYPILQGGMAWVATAELASAVSNAGGLGLIGAANMPHDVLRAEIRKTKAMTSKPFGVNIMLMSPFVKDVMQVVIDEKVPVVTTGAGNPGEYIPALKAIGTKVIPVVASVALAIRLERIGVDAIIAEGLESGGHVGEVTTMSLVPQVVDAVKIPVIAAGGIADARGVVAAFALGAKGVQIGTRFVASAECIAHDNYKQAIIKAKDRSTVLTGLSTGHPVRVIENKLARDFLALERQGASVEEFGNLGAGKLRAATCEGDINNGSVMVGQISGLIQDVKTVHEIIQDIVRGIPRVLESVRVDLTNEQ
- a CDS encoding beta-ketoacyl-ACP synthase III, whose amino-acid sequence is MENERSVGIIGLGSYAPENIVTNKDLEKIVDTDDQWIVDRTGIRERRIADPGVATSDLSAKAAEKALIDAGLTANDIDLIIVATATPDMAFPSTACIVQDKIKATKAAAFDLSAGCSGFVYALITGAQFIKAGLYKHVLVIGAETISRILDWKDRNTCVLFGDGAGAAVLGEVTAGCGLLSAHLGSDGSGAELLKQPAGGSRLPASLDTVTDSMHFLQMNGNEVFKFAIKVMGEAAMKAIEDAGLSTEDVDFMIPHQANVRIIQSAAKRLKLPMEKVMVNVDRYGNTSAATIPIALDEALREGKVKQGDNIVLVGFGAGLTWASAVIKWCKGDKTIV